In a single window of the Solea solea chromosome 14, fSolSol10.1, whole genome shotgun sequence genome:
- the stx5a gene encoding syntaxin-5a isoform X2: MTCRDRTVEFQSACKSLQGRQNGLQPSKPAHSALRQRSDFTLMAKRIGKDLTNTFAKLEKLTILAKRKSLFDDKAVEIEELTYIIKQDINSLNKQIAQLQDLVRSRGTPGSRHIQTHSTTIVVSLQSKLASMSNDFKSVLEVRTENLKQQRSRREQFSQPPVSSSPLMTNNFRSRKKGAQEPHAAREPRNDYQGYTTSNLKESSVLMQDESRSLGDVAIDMDSQTNPLQLQLIDEQDSYIQSRADTVQNIESTIVELSSIFQQLAHMVKEQEETIQRIDANVEDTQLNVEAAHSEILKYFQSVSSNRWLMIKIFLVLIVFFIIFVVFFA; this comes from the exons ATGACGTGCCGTGACCGGACCGTCGAGTTCCAGTCGGCCTGTAAATCTCTTCAGGGCAGACAG AATGGATTGCAGCCCAGTAAACCAGCTCACAGTGCTCTTAGACAGCGCAGTGACTTCACACTTATGGCTAA GAGAATTGGAAAAGACTTGACCAATACATTTGCCAAACTGGAAAAGCTTACTATTT TGGCAAAGAGAAAATCTCTATTTGATGACAAGGCAGTGGAGATTGAGGAGCTAACGTACATTATAAAACAA GACATCAACAGTTTAAACAAACAGATAGCACAACTGCAGGACTTGGTGAGGTCCCGTGGAACTCCAGGCAGCAGACATATCCAAACCCACTCTACCACTATAGTGGTGTCATTACAG TCCAAACTGGCTTCAATGTCCAATGACTTCAAATCAGTTCTAGAAGTCAGAACGGAG AACCTGAAACAGCAGCGCAGCAGGAGAGAGCAGTTCTCCCAGCCCcctgtctcgtcttctcctctgATGACCAACAATTTCA ggAGCCGCAAAAAAGGGGCCCAGGAGCCGCATGCAGCTCGTGAGCCGCGCAATGACTACCAGGGCTATACAACCTCAAATTTAAAAG AGAGCTCAGTCCTGATGCAGGATGAGTCGCGGAGTCTGGGGGATGTGGCCATCGATATGGACTCTCAGACCAATCCCTTGCAACTGCAACTTATTGATGAGCAG GACTCATACATCCAGAGCCGTGCAGACACCGTGCAGAACATCGAAAGCACCATCGTGGAGCTGAGCTCTATATTTCAGCAGCTGGCTCACATGGTTAAAGAGCAAGAGGAGACGATCCAGAG GATCGATGCAAATGTGGAGGACACTCAGCTGAACGTGGAGGCCGCTCACTCAGAAATCCTCAAGTACTTTCAGTCAGTCTCCTCCAACCGCTGGCTGATGATCAAGATCTTTCTCGTCCTCATCGTGTTCTTCATCATCTTTGTCGTCTTCTTTGCCTAA
- the stx5a gene encoding syntaxin-5a isoform X4, with amino-acid sequence MTCRDRTVEFQSACKSLQGRQNGLQPSKPAHSALRQRSDFTLMAKRIGKDLTNTFAKLEKLTILAKRKSLFDDKAVEIEELTYIIKQDINSLNKQIAQLQDLVRSRGTPGSRHIQTHSTTIVVSLQSKLASMSNDFKSVLEVRTENLKQQRSRREQFSQPPVSSSPLMTNNFKSSVLMQDESRSLGDVAIDMDSQTNPLQLQLIDEQDSYIQSRADTVQNIESTIVELSSIFQQLAHMVKEQEETIQRIDANVEDTQLNVEAAHSEILKYFQSVSSNRWLMIKIFLVLIVFFIIFVVFFA; translated from the exons ATGACGTGCCGTGACCGGACCGTCGAGTTCCAGTCGGCCTGTAAATCTCTTCAGGGCAGACAG AATGGATTGCAGCCCAGTAAACCAGCTCACAGTGCTCTTAGACAGCGCAGTGACTTCACACTTATGGCTAA GAGAATTGGAAAAGACTTGACCAATACATTTGCCAAACTGGAAAAGCTTACTATTT TGGCAAAGAGAAAATCTCTATTTGATGACAAGGCAGTGGAGATTGAGGAGCTAACGTACATTATAAAACAA GACATCAACAGTTTAAACAAACAGATAGCACAACTGCAGGACTTGGTGAGGTCCCGTGGAACTCCAGGCAGCAGACATATCCAAACCCACTCTACCACTATAGTGGTGTCATTACAG TCCAAACTGGCTTCAATGTCCAATGACTTCAAATCAGTTCTAGAAGTCAGAACGGAG AACCTGAAACAGCAGCGCAGCAGGAGAGAGCAGTTCTCCCAGCCCcctgtctcgtcttctcctctgATGACCAACAATTTCA AGAGCTCAGTCCTGATGCAGGATGAGTCGCGGAGTCTGGGGGATGTGGCCATCGATATGGACTCTCAGACCAATCCCTTGCAACTGCAACTTATTGATGAGCAG GACTCATACATCCAGAGCCGTGCAGACACCGTGCAGAACATCGAAAGCACCATCGTGGAGCTGAGCTCTATATTTCAGCAGCTGGCTCACATGGTTAAAGAGCAAGAGGAGACGATCCAGAG GATCGATGCAAATGTGGAGGACACTCAGCTGAACGTGGAGGCCGCTCACTCAGAAATCCTCAAGTACTTTCAGTCAGTCTCCTCCAACCGCTGGCTGATGATCAAGATCTTTCTCGTCCTCATCGTGTTCTTCATCATCTTTGTCGTCTTCTTTGCCTAA
- the stx5a gene encoding syntaxin-5a isoform X1: protein MTCRDRTVEFQSACKSLQGRQQNGLQPSKPAHSALRQRSDFTLMAKRIGKDLTNTFAKLEKLTILAKRKSLFDDKAVEIEELTYIIKQDINSLNKQIAQLQDLVRSRGTPGSRHIQTHSTTIVVSLQSKLASMSNDFKSVLEVRTENLKQQRSRREQFSQPPVSSSPLMTNNFRSRKKGAQEPHAAREPRNDYQGYTTSNLKESSVLMQDESRSLGDVAIDMDSQTNPLQLQLIDEQDSYIQSRADTVQNIESTIVELSSIFQQLAHMVKEQEETIQRIDANVEDTQLNVEAAHSEILKYFQSVSSNRWLMIKIFLVLIVFFIIFVVFFA from the exons ATGACGTGCCGTGACCGGACCGTCGAGTTCCAGTCGGCCTGTAAATCTCTTCAGGGCAGACAG CAGAATGGATTGCAGCCCAGTAAACCAGCTCACAGTGCTCTTAGACAGCGCAGTGACTTCACACTTATGGCTAA GAGAATTGGAAAAGACTTGACCAATACATTTGCCAAACTGGAAAAGCTTACTATTT TGGCAAAGAGAAAATCTCTATTTGATGACAAGGCAGTGGAGATTGAGGAGCTAACGTACATTATAAAACAA GACATCAACAGTTTAAACAAACAGATAGCACAACTGCAGGACTTGGTGAGGTCCCGTGGAACTCCAGGCAGCAGACATATCCAAACCCACTCTACCACTATAGTGGTGTCATTACAG TCCAAACTGGCTTCAATGTCCAATGACTTCAAATCAGTTCTAGAAGTCAGAACGGAG AACCTGAAACAGCAGCGCAGCAGGAGAGAGCAGTTCTCCCAGCCCcctgtctcgtcttctcctctgATGACCAACAATTTCA ggAGCCGCAAAAAAGGGGCCCAGGAGCCGCATGCAGCTCGTGAGCCGCGCAATGACTACCAGGGCTATACAACCTCAAATTTAAAAG AGAGCTCAGTCCTGATGCAGGATGAGTCGCGGAGTCTGGGGGATGTGGCCATCGATATGGACTCTCAGACCAATCCCTTGCAACTGCAACTTATTGATGAGCAG GACTCATACATCCAGAGCCGTGCAGACACCGTGCAGAACATCGAAAGCACCATCGTGGAGCTGAGCTCTATATTTCAGCAGCTGGCTCACATGGTTAAAGAGCAAGAGGAGACGATCCAGAG GATCGATGCAAATGTGGAGGACACTCAGCTGAACGTGGAGGCCGCTCACTCAGAAATCCTCAAGTACTTTCAGTCAGTCTCCTCCAACCGCTGGCTGATGATCAAGATCTTTCTCGTCCTCATCGTGTTCTTCATCATCTTTGTCGTCTTCTTTGCCTAA
- the stx5a gene encoding syntaxin-5a isoform X3: MTCRDRTVEFQSACKSLQGRQQNGLQPSKPAHSALRQRSDFTLMAKRIGKDLTNTFAKLEKLTILAKRKSLFDDKAVEIEELTYIIKQDINSLNKQIAQLQDLVRSRGTPGSRHIQTHSTTIVVSLQSKLASMSNDFKSVLEVRTENLKQQRSRREQFSQPPVSSSPLMTNNFKSSVLMQDESRSLGDVAIDMDSQTNPLQLQLIDEQDSYIQSRADTVQNIESTIVELSSIFQQLAHMVKEQEETIQRIDANVEDTQLNVEAAHSEILKYFQSVSSNRWLMIKIFLVLIVFFIIFVVFFA; this comes from the exons ATGACGTGCCGTGACCGGACCGTCGAGTTCCAGTCGGCCTGTAAATCTCTTCAGGGCAGACAG CAGAATGGATTGCAGCCCAGTAAACCAGCTCACAGTGCTCTTAGACAGCGCAGTGACTTCACACTTATGGCTAA GAGAATTGGAAAAGACTTGACCAATACATTTGCCAAACTGGAAAAGCTTACTATTT TGGCAAAGAGAAAATCTCTATTTGATGACAAGGCAGTGGAGATTGAGGAGCTAACGTACATTATAAAACAA GACATCAACAGTTTAAACAAACAGATAGCACAACTGCAGGACTTGGTGAGGTCCCGTGGAACTCCAGGCAGCAGACATATCCAAACCCACTCTACCACTATAGTGGTGTCATTACAG TCCAAACTGGCTTCAATGTCCAATGACTTCAAATCAGTTCTAGAAGTCAGAACGGAG AACCTGAAACAGCAGCGCAGCAGGAGAGAGCAGTTCTCCCAGCCCcctgtctcgtcttctcctctgATGACCAACAATTTCA AGAGCTCAGTCCTGATGCAGGATGAGTCGCGGAGTCTGGGGGATGTGGCCATCGATATGGACTCTCAGACCAATCCCTTGCAACTGCAACTTATTGATGAGCAG GACTCATACATCCAGAGCCGTGCAGACACCGTGCAGAACATCGAAAGCACCATCGTGGAGCTGAGCTCTATATTTCAGCAGCTGGCTCACATGGTTAAAGAGCAAGAGGAGACGATCCAGAG GATCGATGCAAATGTGGAGGACACTCAGCTGAACGTGGAGGCCGCTCACTCAGAAATCCTCAAGTACTTTCAGTCAGTCTCCTCCAACCGCTGGCTGATGATCAAGATCTTTCTCGTCCTCATCGTGTTCTTCATCATCTTTGTCGTCTTCTTTGCCTAA
- the zgc:162144 gene encoding RD3 domain-containing protein: MKMFPWSAVFTLEPKVPGHRTAEELVTNTLMLELGAMVKRTERIRLERMTEGRRRRRSSTSTPDYSWLATTPTPHPYELTPGDLLELQDLCTKIPPAQCGPVIVRFRRLVSQMEPEVHEVARLFRSVLCDCVDEINANNYVEIQDTEFEKRQRSMSLSFVTFRTKFRTGYFFKGSGMRGSRGNLQQQVDWSDEEEDGEGEEEAIKARAKKGRSRSMPNISPLEQSLHG, encoded by the exons ATGAAG ATGTTTCCTTGGTCTGCCGTTTTCACTCTGGAGCCCAAAGTCCCTGGCCATCGCACTGCTGAGGAGTTGGTAACAAACACTCTGATGTTGGAGCTGGGAGCCATGGTGAAGCGCACTGAACGCATCCGTTTGGAGAGGATGACAGAGGGCAGGCGTCGCCGGCGCAGCTCCACCTCCACACCTGACTACAGCTGGCTGGCGACCACCCCGACCCCACACCCATACGAGCTGACACCCGGCGACCTGCTGGAGCTGCAGGACCTCTGTACTAAGATCCCTCCTGCACAGTGTGGTCCTGTGATCGTCAG GTTCAGGAGGCTGGTGTCACAGATGGAGCCCGAGGTTCATGAGGTCGCCCGGCTGTTTCGCTCAGTACTGTGCGACTGTGTGGATGAGATAAACGCAAACAATTACGTTGAGATACAGGACACTGAGTTTGAGAAGCGGCAGCGCAGCATGAGTCTCTCTTTTGTTACTTTCCGCACCAAGTTTCGCACAGGGTACTTCTTCAAGGGCAGCGGCATGAGAGGCTCCAGAGGgaatctgcagcagcaggtggactGGTCTGACGAGGAAGAggatggagaaggagaagaggaggcaaTCAAGGCCAGGGCAAAGAAAGGAAGGAGCAGGAGCATGCCAAACATTTCCCCACTGGAGCAAAGTCTCCATGGGTGA